Proteins encoded in a region of the Massilia sp. UMI-21 genome:
- a CDS encoding AAA family ATPase has translation MTTVPKNRISTGIAGLDDILGGGLTPQRIYLVEGSPGAGKTTLGLQFLLDGVAKGESGLYITLSETADELAAVAASHDWDIGALSVYELAGDSDLDPEAQQSIFHPSEVELGETTRDVMNQVDAIRPVRVVFDSLSEMRLLAQNPLRYRRQILALKQFFSARACTVLLLDDKTSQSDQHLHSIAHGVISLEQIAKEFGKERRRVNIIKMRGIRFRGGFHDYTLDTGGITMYPRLVAAEHLRDFVPAVRSSGSEGLDALLGGGLVRGTNTLIVGPSGIGKTTLSTRCVLSALERGEHASFYLFDEGLGTFFARSRALGLELRTFVDNGQLHIHHIDPAELSPGEFAQMLRDAVERSGVGFIVIDSLNAYLQAMPGEQYLILQMHELLSYLNQQGVTTVLVLGQHGLVGEVKSDVDLSYLSDSTVLMRFFESDGRLRRAITVIKSRTAEHALTIHELQLGADGIRVGEALVGFDGVLTGLPSYRGLTPMMSDLPSDADS, from the coding sequence ATGACTACCGTTCCAAAGAACCGCATTTCCACCGGCATCGCCGGCCTCGACGACATCCTGGGCGGCGGCCTGACGCCGCAGCGCATCTACCTGGTGGAGGGTTCGCCCGGCGCCGGCAAGACCACGCTCGGGCTGCAATTCCTGCTCGACGGGGTGGCCAAGGGCGAGAGTGGGCTGTACATCACCCTGTCCGAGACCGCCGACGAGCTGGCGGCGGTGGCGGCCAGCCACGACTGGGACATCGGCGCCCTGTCGGTCTATGAACTGGCCGGCGACAGCGATCTCGATCCGGAAGCGCAGCAGTCGATCTTCCATCCCTCCGAAGTCGAACTGGGCGAGACCACCCGCGACGTGATGAACCAGGTCGATGCCATCCGGCCGGTGCGGGTGGTGTTCGACAGCCTGTCGGAGATGCGCCTGCTGGCGCAGAATCCGCTGCGCTACCGGCGCCAGATCCTCGCCCTCAAGCAGTTCTTTTCGGCACGCGCCTGCACCGTCCTGCTGCTGGACGACAAGACCAGCCAGTCCGACCAGCACCTGCACAGCATCGCGCACGGCGTGATCAGCCTGGAGCAGATCGCCAAGGAGTTCGGCAAGGAGCGGCGCCGCGTCAACATCATCAAGATGCGCGGCATCCGTTTCCGCGGCGGCTTCCACGACTACACGCTCGATACCGGCGGCATCACGATGTATCCGCGCCTGGTCGCCGCCGAGCACCTGCGCGACTTCGTTCCCGCGGTCCGTTCCAGCGGTTCGGAAGGCCTGGACGCCCTGCTGGGGGGCGGCCTGGTGCGCGGCACCAACACCCTGATCGTCGGCCCCTCGGGTATCGGCAAGACCACGCTGTCGACGCGTTGCGTCCTGAGCGCCCTGGAACGCGGCGAGCATGCATCGTTCTACCTGTTCGACGAGGGACTCGGCACCTTCTTCGCGCGCAGCCGGGCGCTGGGGCTGGAGCTGCGGACTTTCGTGGACAACGGCCAGCTGCACATCCACCACATCGACCCGGCCGAGCTCTCGCCGGGCGAGTTCGCGCAGATGCTGCGCGACGCGGTCGAACGCTCGGGCGTCGGCTTCATCGTGATCGACAGCCTGAACGCCTACCTGCAGGCGATGCCGGGCGAGCAATACCTGATCCTGCAGATGCACGAACTGCTGTCCTACCTGAACCAGCAGGGCGTCACGACCGTGCTGGTGCTGGGCCAGCACGGACTGGTCGGCGAAGTAAAGTCCGACGTCGACCTGAGCTACCTGAGCGACAGCACGGTCTTGATGCGCTTCTTCGAGTCGGACGGCCGCCTGCGGCGCGCCATCACCGTCATCAAGAGCCGCACGGCCGAGCATGCGCTCACGATCCACGAGCTGCAGCTCGGCGCCGACGGGATCCGCGTCGGCGAAGCGCTGGTGGGCTTCGACGGCGTGCTGACCGGCCTGCCCAGCTACCGCGGCCTGACGCCGATGATGTCGGACCTGCCTTCCGATGCCGACAGCTAG
- a CDS encoding branched-chain amino acid ABC transporter substrate-binding protein, translating into MKKQAVLLASLALAGVASAQEVVKIGHAAAVTGPVAYFGKDTENGARMAIEALNARGAVIGGKKVRFVLVAEDDGGEPKQATAVAQKLVDARINGMVGHETSGTTIPASKIYHAAGIPQISPSSTSPMYTRQGFDTSFRVVANDVQLGQALGRYAIGSMGVKRVAVVDDRTAYGQGLVTEFARSLQGQGGKVVAREFTNDKATDFSAIITRIRATRPDLVFFGGMSATAGPMLRQMKQLGMNVRMMGGDGICSDEIHKLSGGTMLDGQVVCAEAGGVQGQAKAAMDRFRADYRKRFGIDVQINAPYAYDAVMTMAEAMAKAGSSQPAKYLPVLAKIEHQGVTGPIAFDARGDIRDGTITLYSFKGGKRSLLSVTK; encoded by the coding sequence ATGAAGAAGCAAGCAGTCCTGCTGGCCAGCCTTGCCCTGGCGGGTGTGGCCTCGGCCCAGGAAGTGGTAAAGATCGGCCATGCGGCCGCCGTGACCGGCCCGGTGGCCTACTTCGGCAAGGACACCGAGAACGGTGCGCGCATGGCGATCGAGGCGCTCAACGCCAGGGGCGCCGTCATCGGCGGCAAGAAGGTCCGCTTCGTGCTGGTGGCCGAGGACGACGGCGGCGAGCCGAAGCAGGCCACCGCGGTGGCGCAGAAACTGGTCGATGCCAGGATCAACGGCATGGTCGGCCATGAGACCTCGGGCACCACCATCCCGGCCTCGAAGATCTACCATGCGGCCGGCATCCCGCAGATCTCGCCTTCCTCGACTTCGCCGATGTACACCCGCCAGGGATTCGACACCAGCTTCCGGGTGGTGGCCAACGACGTGCAGCTGGGCCAGGCGCTGGGCCGCTACGCCATTGGCAGCATGGGAGTCAAGCGCGTGGCCGTGGTCGACGACCGCACCGCCTACGGCCAGGGCCTGGTCACGGAGTTCGCGCGCAGCCTGCAAGGCCAGGGCGGCAAGGTGGTGGCGCGCGAGTTCACCAACGACAAGGCGACCGATTTTTCGGCCATCATCACGCGCATCCGCGCCACCAGGCCGGACCTGGTCTTCTTCGGCGGCATGAGCGCCACCGCCGGCCCGATGCTGCGCCAGATGAAGCAGCTCGGCATGAACGTGCGCATGATGGGCGGCGACGGCATCTGCTCGGACGAGATCCACAAGCTCTCCGGCGGCACCATGCTTGATGGTCAGGTGGTATGCGCGGAAGCGGGCGGCGTGCAGGGCCAGGCCAAGGCCGCCATGGACAGGTTCCGCGCCGACTACAGGAAGCGCTTCGGCATCGACGTCCAGATCAATGCGCCGTATGCCTACGACGCCGTGATGACGATGGCCGAGGCGATGGCCAAGGCCGGTTCGTCGCAGCCGGCGAAGTACCTGCCGGTGCTCGCGAAAATCGAGCACCAGGGCGTTACCGGCCCGATCGCTTTCGATGCGCGCGGCGACATCCGCGACGGCACCATCACCCTGTATTCGTTCAAGGGCGGCAAGCGTTCGCTCCTGAGCGTCACCAAATAA
- a CDS encoding DUF2384 domain-containing protein yields the protein MAADEPTKSALEPDAFAALKERFDQQSRKAQAYYTVMHAVRGIVGSDEAASAWMNEAQGAFGGKSAAEAVGEGREDEVLAHVRSLEK from the coding sequence ATGGCCGCAGATGAACCGACCAAGTCCGCGCTCGAGCCGGATGCTTTCGCCGCCCTGAAGGAACGCTTCGACCAGCAGTCGCGCAAGGCGCAGGCCTACTACACGGTGATGCACGCGGTGCGCGGCATCGTCGGCAGCGACGAGGCGGCAAGCGCCTGGATGAACGAAGCGCAGGGAGCGTTCGGCGGCAAGAGCGCCGCCGAAGCGGTGGGCGAGGGACGCGAGGACGAGGTCCTGGCCCACGTCCGCTCGCTGGAGAAGTAG
- a CDS encoding sensor histidine kinase N-terminal domain-containing protein has protein sequence MKFGPRLRTTVTHSLRGRLLWYLLAAITIAALAQASIAYRTALHDADQIFDYHMQQMALSLRSGTPLSNTEAQRRLEARNEGAAAQGGSGSDDMVVQMWSPDGVQVFHSVSRAKLPQRAVLGFSNVKANNTVYRVFSIQTENQTVQVAQDLAVRRNMAGNLALRTLGPIAVMMPILMLVVWWVVSGSLDPVARVRSQVASRQADDLSPVSEAGLPDEVRPLVQELNLLFGRVKTAFDAQQTFVADAAHELRTPLAALRLQAQSLDRADTPEARKLAVSRLTAGIDRATRLVEQLLVLARQEAAATSAAGRPVDLAELARRTVADLAGVAAAKGVDVGIQHADPAVVEGQPDALHILLRNLVDNAIKYTPAGGTADISVRNDAGTITVTVEDSGPGIPPEERERVFDRFYRVAGSEAAGSGLGLAIIKAIAERHHATLILGRSERLGGLAATVSFRQPAA, from the coding sequence ATGAAATTCGGGCCCCGGCTCAGGACCACCGTGACACACTCGCTGCGCGGACGCCTGTTGTGGTACCTGCTGGCGGCGATCACCATCGCGGCGCTGGCGCAGGCATCGATCGCCTACCGCACGGCGCTGCACGACGCCGACCAGATCTTCGACTACCACATGCAGCAGATGGCGCTGTCGCTGCGCTCGGGCACGCCGCTGTCGAACACCGAGGCGCAGCGCCGCCTGGAGGCCCGCAACGAGGGCGCCGCCGCCCAGGGCGGGAGCGGCAGCGACGACATGGTGGTGCAGATGTGGTCGCCCGACGGCGTGCAGGTCTTCCACAGCGTCTCGCGCGCCAAGCTGCCGCAGCGCGCCGTGCTCGGCTTCTCCAACGTCAAGGCCAACAACACCGTGTACCGCGTGTTCTCGATCCAGACCGAGAACCAGACGGTGCAGGTGGCCCAGGACCTGGCGGTGCGCCGCAACATGGCGGGCAACCTGGCGCTGCGCACCCTCGGCCCGATCGCGGTGATGATGCCGATCCTGATGCTGGTCGTGTGGTGGGTGGTGAGCGGCTCGCTCGATCCGGTGGCGCGGGTGCGTTCGCAGGTGGCGTCGCGCCAGGCCGACGACCTGTCGCCGGTGTCCGAGGCCGGCCTGCCCGACGAGGTGCGGCCGCTGGTGCAGGAACTGAATCTGCTGTTCGGACGCGTGAAGACCGCCTTCGACGCCCAGCAGACCTTCGTGGCCGACGCCGCGCACGAACTGCGCACGCCGCTGGCGGCGCTGCGCCTGCAGGCACAAAGCCTGGACCGCGCCGACACGCCGGAGGCGCGCAAGCTGGCGGTGTCGCGCCTGACCGCCGGCATTGACCGCGCCACCCGCCTGGTCGAGCAGCTCCTGGTGCTGGCGCGCCAGGAGGCCGCCGCCACCAGCGCCGCCGGCCGCCCGGTCGACCTGGCCGAGCTGGCGCGCCGCACCGTGGCCGACCTGGCCGGGGTGGCCGCGGCCAAGGGCGTGGACGTGGGCATCCAGCACGCCGACCCGGCCGTGGTGGAAGGGCAGCCGGACGCGCTGCACATCCTGCTGCGCAACCTGGTCGACAATGCGATCAAGTACACCCCGGCCGGCGGCACCGCCGACATCTCGGTGCGTAACGATGCCGGCACGATCACCGTGACGGTCGAGGACAGCGGCCCCGGCATCCCGCCGGAAGAGCGCGAGCGCGTGTTCGACCGCTTCTACCGGGTGGCCGGCAGCGAGGCGGCCGGCAGCGGGTTGGGGCTGGCGATCATCAAGGCGATCGCCGAACGCCATCACGCCACGCTCATCCTCGGCCGGTCCGAACGCCTGGGCGGCCTGGCGGCCACGGTCAGCTTCAGGCAGCCGGCCGCCTGA
- a CDS encoding response regulator, producing MPTASRHDERILILAPRGRDADVMCSVLAQDDAACGVIADFAGLAAAIAEGAGMAIVAEEALHGVDLVPLHAWLAAQEPWSDFPFVILLGKAVGPAAASTRARLEELGNIILLERPLNAQTLRSAAVSALRARRRQYQARDLLAESARTAAHLQQSQQALLSLNETLESRIEERTRALAGANDRLMNEVIERERVQQAMVQFQKMEAVGRLTGGIAHDFNNLLNVVQGSMDLILLLSKDEVARQRAEIARRACQRGGKLTSQLLAFARNQNLDLRPAGVSELFDGVRELVATSVGSRIALRFEVEPDCARVFADANQMEMALLNLAINARDAMGDSGQLLFQAGNAPPPDGLLPAGDYVRIAVTDNGPGMAPELVAKVFEPFFTTKAVGKGTGLGLSQVYGMAQQSGGAARILSQPGAGTTVEIWLRAWDGGGVDAVPVPAAVPVAGKAFRILVVEDDNFVRESMVLSLEAFGHAVTQAADGEAALRELRRARPDLIITDYLMPGITGAELMLRAREVFPGIPMIIATGYADMHAIDEVLGDDILLRKPFQLAELARSVERALGRGEPSVSS from the coding sequence ATGCCGACAGCTAGCCGGCACGATGAACGCATCCTGATCCTCGCGCCGCGCGGGCGCGATGCCGATGTCATGTGCTCGGTACTGGCGCAGGACGACGCGGCCTGCGGCGTGATCGCGGACTTTGCCGGCCTCGCCGCCGCCATCGCCGAGGGCGCCGGCATGGCCATCGTCGCCGAAGAGGCGCTGCACGGCGTCGACCTGGTCCCCCTGCATGCCTGGCTGGCGGCGCAGGAACCGTGGTCCGACTTCCCCTTCGTGATCCTGCTCGGCAAGGCGGTCGGCCCGGCGGCCGCCAGCACGCGTGCCCGGCTGGAAGAGCTGGGCAACATCATCCTGCTCGAACGCCCGCTCAATGCGCAAACCCTGCGCAGCGCCGCTGTCTCCGCGCTGCGCGCGCGCCGGCGCCAATACCAGGCGCGCGACCTGCTGGCCGAGAGCGCGCGCACGGCGGCGCACCTGCAGCAAAGCCAGCAGGCCCTGCTTTCGCTCAACGAAACCCTGGAGTCGCGCATCGAGGAGCGTACCCGCGCGCTGGCCGGGGCCAACGACCGCCTGATGAACGAGGTGATCGAGCGCGAGCGGGTGCAGCAGGCGATGGTGCAGTTCCAGAAGATGGAAGCGGTCGGCCGCCTCACCGGCGGCATAGCCCACGACTTCAACAACCTGCTCAATGTGGTCCAGGGCAGCATGGACCTGATCTTGCTGCTGTCGAAAGACGAGGTGGCGCGCCAGCGCGCCGAGATCGCACGCCGCGCCTGCCAGCGCGGCGGCAAGCTGACCAGCCAGCTGCTGGCCTTTGCCCGCAACCAGAACCTCGACCTGCGCCCGGCCGGCGTGTCCGAGCTGTTCGACGGCGTGCGCGAACTGGTCGCGACCTCGGTCGGATCGCGCATCGCGCTGCGCTTCGAGGTCGAGCCGGACTGCGCGCGCGTGTTCGCGGACGCCAACCAGATGGAGATGGCGCTGCTGAACCTGGCCATCAATGCGCGCGACGCCATGGGCGACAGCGGCCAGCTCCTGTTCCAGGCCGGGAACGCGCCGCCCCCGGACGGCCTGCTGCCGGCCGGCGACTACGTGCGCATCGCGGTCACCGACAACGGCCCGGGCATGGCGCCCGAACTGGTCGCCAAGGTGTTCGAGCCCTTCTTCACCACCAAGGCGGTCGGCAAGGGCACCGGGCTGGGCCTGAGCCAGGTATACGGCATGGCGCAGCAGTCGGGCGGCGCGGCGCGCATCCTGAGCCAGCCGGGCGCCGGCACCACGGTCGAGATCTGGCTGCGTGCCTGGGATGGCGGCGGCGTCGACGCCGTCCCCGTGCCGGCCGCCGTCCCGGTGGCGGGCAAGGCTTTCCGCATCCTGGTGGTCGAGGACGACAACTTCGTGCGCGAATCGATGGTGCTGTCGCTGGAGGCGTTCGGGCACGCGGTCACCCAGGCCGCCGACGGCGAGGCGGCCCTGCGCGAACTGCGGCGCGCACGCCCGGACCTGATCATCACCGATTACCTGATGCCCGGGATTACCGGGGCGGAACTGATGCTGCGGGCACGCGAGGTCTTCCCCGGCATACCGATGATCATCGCCACCGGCTACGCCGACATGCATGCGATCGACGAGGTGCTGGGCGACGACATCCTGCTGCGCAAGCCCTTCCAGCTGGCCGAACTGGCGCGCAGCGTCGAGCGTGCGCTCGGCCGCGGCGAGCCGTCCGTATCGAGCTGA
- a CDS encoding response regulator transcription factor encodes MRLLLVEDDTMIGEVVLDLLRAEHYAVDWVKDGEMADTALMQNQNYDLVLLDLGLPRKDGLDVLRSMRSRKDRTPVLVATARDSVAQRIAGLDAGADDYVLKPYDLDELLARIRALLRRAAGRAEPIFEYKNITVNPATREVMVDGTQVALSAREWAVLEALVARPGAVLSRAQLEEKLYSWRDEVSSNAVEVYIHGLRKKLGSDLIQNVRGVGYMVPKA; translated from the coding sequence ATGCGGCTACTGCTGGTGGAAGACGATACGATGATCGGCGAAGTAGTGCTCGACCTCTTGCGGGCCGAGCACTACGCCGTCGACTGGGTCAAGGACGGCGAAATGGCCGACACGGCCCTGATGCAGAACCAGAACTACGACCTGGTCCTGCTCGACCTTGGCCTGCCGCGCAAGGACGGGCTGGATGTGCTGCGCTCGATGCGCTCGCGCAAGGACCGCACTCCGGTGCTGGTCGCCACCGCGCGCGATTCGGTGGCCCAGCGCATCGCCGGCCTGGATGCCGGCGCCGACGACTACGTGCTCAAGCCCTACGATCTCGACGAACTGCTGGCGCGCATCCGCGCGCTGCTGCGGCGCGCCGCCGGGCGCGCCGAACCCATCTTCGAATACAAGAACATCACGGTCAATCCCGCCACCCGCGAGGTCATGGTGGACGGCACCCAGGTCGCGCTGTCGGCGCGCGAGTGGGCCGTGCTGGAAGCCCTGGTGGCCCGGCCCGGCGCCGTGCTGTCGCGCGCCCAGCTGGAAGAAAAGCTGTACAGCTGGCGCGACGAAGTCTCCAGCAACGCGGTCGAGGTCTATATCCACGGCCTGCGCAAGAAGCTCGGCAGCGACCTGATCCAGAACGTGCGCGGCGTCGGCTACATGGTGCCGAAGGCATGA
- a CDS encoding TonB-dependent receptor, translated as MLTLKRLPQSVLLALYGGAAFATLLPAAAAAAAADQSTASTAAPDAIQSVSVVGSRRVGSSSAIDTPVPVDTISMSKAAEQGGQFDLAQVLNNVSPSFNSTRQTGADGADLVDSAALRGLGSDQTLVLMNGKRRHTTALVNLFGARNRGNTGTDMNAVPVMAIRNVQVLRDGAAAQYGSDAIAGVINIELKKSLGCEMVAGFGQYLEGDGDNYLASAYCGVALGGGVLGITGEYYDRGRSNRAEEGSPRIIGDTKSQNSTIYLNGEFPLGAGKLYFTAGAQNRDASSAAWAREGIGSEDIPSRNSAAMYPNGFVPFINGDIDDRWGTAGYRWQLGEWNTDLSQTIGYNSMDYRIANTLNASIANLDLIGGGRGISASIFDAGGFSFRQASTNLDFSRFYQGIAQGMNLAFGFEHRRENYKIRAGEPGSWIDADGVGVGGNAGSQGFPGFQPGDRTDSKRHSSAAYLDVETDLSERFKLQTALRHERYSDFGSTTTGKLAAAYRINPTVLLRASASTGFRAPSLQQVYFSSTFTDFVNGQPLDVVLAPNGGAVADAAGIPQLKDEQSKSATLGLTWSPDTATSLTADLYRIDIDDRIVLSGRFDADNYPALGATLQRLGVGQAQFFVNSVDTRTQGLDVTLAHRMEVGAGKLNTFLALNFSETEVTGVHAPSALRGFEDVLLSERERLFIEQGAPRRKATLGFDHSLGKLETTLRIVHFGPQTLGTFSGPPVPNQYYKAKTSADLSFSWAMDARTRFTVGGTNIFDVKPSEQDPNETDNGFRYESVQFGLNGAAWFARLSHKF; from the coding sequence GTGCTCACACTCAAACGTCTTCCCCAGTCGGTCCTGCTCGCCCTGTACGGTGGCGCGGCATTCGCTACCCTGCTTCCCGCCGCCGCTGCCGCCGCCGCCGCCGACCAGAGCACCGCATCCACGGCGGCGCCGGACGCCATCCAGAGCGTCAGCGTGGTCGGCTCGCGCCGCGTCGGTAGCTCGTCCGCGATCGACACCCCGGTGCCGGTCGACACCATTTCGATGAGCAAGGCCGCCGAACAGGGCGGCCAGTTCGACCTGGCGCAGGTGCTGAACAACGTCTCGCCCTCGTTCAACTCGACGCGCCAGACCGGCGCCGACGGCGCCGACCTGGTCGACTCCGCCGCCCTGCGCGGCCTCGGCTCCGACCAGACCCTGGTGCTGATGAACGGCAAGCGCCGCCACACCACCGCGCTGGTGAACCTGTTCGGCGCGCGCAACCGCGGCAATACCGGCACCGACATGAACGCGGTTCCCGTCATGGCCATCCGCAACGTGCAGGTGCTGCGCGACGGCGCCGCCGCGCAGTACGGCTCGGACGCGATCGCGGGCGTGATCAACATCGAACTGAAGAAGAGCCTGGGCTGCGAGATGGTGGCCGGCTTCGGCCAGTACCTTGAAGGCGACGGCGACAACTACCTGGCCTCGGCCTACTGCGGCGTGGCCCTCGGCGGCGGCGTGCTGGGCATCACCGGCGAATACTACGACCGCGGCCGCTCCAACCGCGCCGAGGAAGGCAGCCCGCGCATCATCGGCGACACCAAGTCGCAGAACAGCACCATCTACCTGAACGGCGAGTTCCCGCTGGGCGCCGGCAAGCTGTACTTCACCGCGGGCGCGCAGAACCGCGACGCCTCGTCGGCGGCGTGGGCGCGCGAGGGCATCGGCTCCGAGGACATCCCGTCGCGCAACTCGGCCGCGATGTACCCGAACGGCTTCGTCCCCTTCATCAACGGCGACATCGACGACCGCTGGGGCACGGCCGGCTACCGCTGGCAGCTGGGCGAGTGGAACACCGACCTGTCCCAGACCATCGGCTACAACAGCATGGACTACCGCATCGCGAACACGCTGAATGCCTCGATCGCGAACCTGGACCTGATCGGCGGCGGGCGCGGCATCAGCGCCAGCATCTTCGACGCCGGCGGCTTCTCGTTCCGCCAGGCGAGCACCAACCTGGACTTCTCGCGCTTCTACCAGGGCATCGCCCAGGGCATGAACCTGGCCTTCGGCTTCGAGCACCGGCGCGAGAACTACAAGATCAGGGCCGGCGAGCCGGGTTCCTGGATCGACGCCGACGGCGTGGGGGTGGGCGGCAATGCCGGCAGCCAGGGCTTCCCGGGCTTCCAGCCGGGCGACCGGACCGACAGCAAGCGCCATTCGAGCGCCGCCTACCTCGATGTCGAGACCGACCTGAGCGAGCGCTTCAAGCTGCAGACCGCGCTGCGCCACGAGCGCTATTCGGACTTCGGCTCGACCACCACCGGCAAGCTGGCCGCCGCATATCGCATCAACCCGACAGTGCTGCTGCGCGCTTCGGCCAGCACGGGTTTTCGCGCGCCTTCGCTGCAGCAGGTGTACTTCTCGTCGACCTTCACCGACTTCGTCAACGGCCAGCCGCTCGACGTGGTGCTGGCGCCGAACGGCGGCGCGGTGGCGGATGCCGCCGGCATCCCCCAGCTCAAGGACGAGCAATCGAAGAGCGCGACGCTGGGCCTGACCTGGTCGCCGGACACCGCCACTTCGCTGACGGCCGACCTGTACCGCATCGACATCGACGACCGCATCGTCCTGTCGGGCCGCTTCGACGCCGACAACTACCCTGCCCTGGGCGCTACCTTGCAGCGGCTGGGGGTGGGCCAGGCGCAGTTCTTCGTCAACTCGGTCGACACCAGGACCCAGGGCCTGGACGTGACGCTGGCGCACCGCATGGAGGTCGGCGCGGGCAAGCTGAACACCTTCCTGGCGCTGAACTTCAGCGAGACCGAGGTCACCGGGGTGCATGCGCCGAGCGCCCTGCGCGGCTTCGAGGACGTGCTGCTGTCCGAGCGCGAGCGCCTGTTCATCGAGCAAGGCGCGCCGCGCCGCAAGGCCACCCTGGGCTTCGACCACAGCCTGGGCAAGCTGGAAACGACGCTGCGCATCGTGCACTTCGGCCCGCAGACCCTGGGCACCTTCTCGGGTCCGCCGGTGCCGAACCAGTACTACAAGGCGAAGACCTCGGCCGACCTGTCCTTCAGCTGGGCGATGGACGCCAGGACCAGGTTCACGGTCGGCGGCACCAACATCTTCGATGTCAAGCCGAGCGAGCAGGATCCGAACGAGACCGACAACGGCTTCCGGTACGAGAGCGTGCAGTTCGGCCTGAACGGCGCGGCCTGGTTCGCGCGCCTGTCGCACAAGTTCTGA